Within Solea solea chromosome 1, fSolSol10.1, whole genome shotgun sequence, the genomic segment TAGCTGTATGTATTGAGGTTATTACATTGATTTTTCCCAAAGAATCACACCCAAGTGTTGTGAGTCAATCAACAACAACGTTGGATTGCCAGTCTGTAACTTAGACCAAAATGATATGATTTTTTTAGCAGCTTCTGTAAATGGAATAGCATGTAGTCGCTGTGTCACTGTCAttacagtttcagtttcacaacAGTATGCTTTACCCTACTACTTACATGACGTGCTTATAAGTGAATGAAGTCCCTACaattttgctgtttttctgcCTGCCTCCAGGAGTAAAAGATTATGCAGTGCCTGTGTTCAAAATGTAATGTAGttgattgtttttctgtgtaggTGGGGATAAGAGGGAAAGACATTGTTGTCCTTGGTGTTGAGAAGAAGTCTGTAGCAAAGCTGCAGGAAGAAAGGACTGTCCGCAAGATCTGTGCCCTGGATGAGCATGTCTGCATGGCATTTGCAGGTACAAATGAATATCCTATTCATCATCTAACttgacatgtcattttttacttacattttctgttgtattttcatGGTATGTTGTAACAGCTTTTTAACCCCTGCCAATTTCAATCAAGGTTTGACAGCAGACGCCCGTATTGTGATTAACAGAGCTCGGGTTGAGTGCCAGAGCCACAGGCTAACTGTCGAGGACCCAGTCACAGTGGAATACATCACACGCTACATAGCTACACTGAAACAGGTAACCGACCTAACCAACTGAccaactttttatttatttactaaattacaaaaaaatactttgtAAGATTTCATACCCAGTGGACAAGTATATTAGTTTCAACCTATGTAAGAATGACAAGTCACTGTTAATCTGTATTGTGGTCATATTTGCAGCGCTACACTCAGAGCAATGGCCGCAGACCATTTGGCATCTCTGCGTTAATTGTTGGCTTTGACTACGATGGAACTCCCAGGCTGTATCAGACAGACCCGTCAGGAACCTACCATGCCTGGAAGGTCAGTGAGTCTGGTCcttgtatattttgttttcttgttacaTCTGTACAACAAGTACCTTGTCAGTATCAAACTGAAACATTgatcttttttgttctttattaaatcaaatcagGCAAATGCGATTGGCCGTAGTGCAAAAACTGTGCGGGAGTTCTTGGAGAAGAATTACACAGATGAAGCCATTGCTGGCGACAATGAAACAATCAAGTTGGCTATCAAAGCTTTGCTTGAGGTAAGATTAAGTTTAGTCTTTGCATTTACATATTAGAATTTTCCCACTCATAACTACATATTCTGAAGCAGAATAATTACTAAACTGTTGAAATTATGCCTTGAGTagacacaaacatgtgtattgtatgtttattattaCGTCTTTGAATACGGAGTAATTGTACAAAATACTTTCAAAACTGTGTGGCATTTAAGTCTGGACCCAAGTAGGAGGTTACATTCATTAGTATTCCTAATAGAACccattatttgttttgtcctAGGTTGTCCAGTCAGGAGGAAAGAATATTGAACTTGCTGTCATCAGACGGAATCAGCCACTGAAAGTGAGTTGCTCCCTATTTTAATTAACTTGTATTTAATTTTTGACCTTTTAATTGATCAgctaatatttttttctgttgtagATTTTGGAATCCAAGGAAATTGAGACCCTGGTGGCAGAGAttgagaaggagaaggaggaggaggcagagaagaagaaacagaaaaaaaccacaTGAAGCAGTTAACTGAAAGTTTTTCCTGCTTGCACTTGGATAACGATAGCGTTCCAAATACTGGTTTTGAAAGGTTTATTCTCATTATTTCATCATTAAGAGCTAAATCATAACTTGCCATCCTTGATGCTTTGCACATGTTTCTGAGTGGTGTACCACTTTCAAAGAATTACAAGTTCCCATACTTTGACTGAGTGAATTGTGTGTAAGTGCATCAACCGATCTCAAGTTAGGGTTTAGGTCTTATGCTACACTCAATGGATGCTTTTGTATCATTCAGCTATGGCTGTCATTAATctccaatgttaaaataaaccGTTTGTTTGTAgcatgtgtattattattattattattattattattattattattattattattattattgagtaAAGTAGTCAACCAGATGTTGTATACTTATAAGAATTTGCTTTCTAGTGATGCACTGACTGGTTTCTTCAAGAAAGGATTTGGGGGACATTGATTATCCTGCTGCAAAGCAAGTACTGAGATAAAGATAACTACAGTTTAAAACAGCACTTGCGGCAAAGCAGTGTGTGGCTATAAACGgcagtgtttttcatttatcaGCATTCTGTGGCACAGACCTGGAAATGGGGCGGTAGCGCAGGTTCCTTTTATAAATCACTCACCTCTCCCTcagtcatttaaaacaaattagcAATGAGTGAATGAAGTGTCTAATGGTGGCCCAACGAGActccttttttttgcctctccttttttatttcaccCTAAATTCGCTTATCAAGCAACCACTGCTCTGAATTCTCAACGACACAATTATGGCCGGCGGTGTGGTAGGGCTGCTTAATGGGATCCTGGCCTCAGACCCCAGTGGGAACTTTCAGTGACTTTAATCTGGAGCCCTTTGAAAAGTTGTGCCGTGCTGTGCTGAAGAGCCCCGGGGTTCCCTCTGACTCTCACCAAAGACATAATGGTGAATGGTAAAGTCCTTCATTTAGAGTCATCTCCCCAAGCCAGGATTTCCTGAGTGGGTGCCCTGGCTGCCTTGACTAGAGCAATTGCATTTTGTCTGcaatttgtcttgtttgtgaGTCTTGTAGGTTTGGGTTGATGTCAGAGGATCAATTAAGTCTCTTAATATGACTTTCTGTACATGATGCTATTGCATCTTAGAAGGGCCTTAAAGAAAGGGGGGAGCTTATATGACTCACTCTAAGCCTTCTCAACTATACACTAATTGCTTCTCACGTGTCAGGTAATAATCTAATAACATTATGTCGCAGTTACTTGTTTTGGTGCAAGCAGAGATGTGTTCAGTCCAATTGATGACAAATGATCCTGGGGTAACCATTCTTAAATTTAAGTGTGAGCAATCCTTTGGCAACAGAGGTTATCTGATCCATCTAGTCAATACGGCTAACGCGGCTTACTCTGTGTTGCTGCTAAGACTACTAGGCTTTTGAAATGCTTGTGGgaagagttttctttttctgtcttttatttatttattttactctttttttttttttttttccctttctttttggCATTGTTGTTGCCCATAATCAGCACTACTGTGCCTCAGGACAGAGTCCATCTCTCTCATCACTGACTGCTGCTCATCATTAATGCACAAAATAATGGCTTCACCAGAGGTCATCAACAGAGGAACGTGGCCCGAGGACATGTACTCTCCAAGCAAGAATGCACACCGCTGCAGGCTGTCAACCGAGTGCATTGTTTGtatgcacacatacacgcacacaaacacacagcgcaCAGGCTgattgcacatgcacacagcaaAGACTATATTAGTGTGAACACgtaacacgttttttttttttttccactgcctctctctctcttgatcTGTAATACACACATATCACGGTGAACCGTTTGCTCACGTTGTAGTTAATATACTGCAACAACGTGTCTAACAGCAGTGTGGCcgtttatttattgatgtccCCAACCCTCCTCTCGAGCTGATTGTCAAGTCACAAGCAGATTTCACTTTGAGTGTCTTCATTCTTGTCACTCTGCTGTGCCGCCCTGTGGCCACATTTCAAAGCATGCACCTCTTGGGATGTTTAAAGTTTTTCACTGCTGAATGTCCTTAGGTCTAAATAAGGCAACTGCTTCAAGGGTAGAGTCACGCAGACACTTGCATCCTTGGGGAACTAAGGTTACACTAGTCCCCCTCCTTATTCAGGGTGTCATCACCCTCTGTGCCAGCAGAGTGCAGTGTTGCATAAATGCAGCCTTCCCATCATGCTGGTTTTTACTTTCATCTCACTTTTTGTCCTACAGATTGGCAGCATGACTCTTGCAGCTTACAGTGAACACGATCTACCAGGCTGCtgacatgtttctgtttctgtactCGAATGCACAGCCACAAAGGCTCTGGGAACAATCCGAGCCATTGAGGGAGAGTTGTTTTTGCTTAAAATTGTCAGATGAAAACGCAACATTGCTTGTGTCCCCGAGCAATGGCCAAGCTGTCAAAGTGTGTTGGGTTGTAAAAGGCTATGTTCTCAACACTGTCCCTTTTCTGCTTGTCACATGTtgacagttacacacacacatgcaccgtTTGTGTGTAGTGGATTGGCGTTTGTGTCTTTGGAACGCTGCGGTGCGAGGTGAAGTTGGAGCACGTTGGTGTGCAAGATCACATATCCAGAAGCAATCAAAATATGTTCTCTTTTAATGTTCTCTTTTTACCTCTAGCTCCCGGGATACATTTTGAATATCATTGTATTATCTCATATCACACATCTCATCTTCTCTGTCCTTaaatctctttcctctctgcctgccttctctctctctttctgtctctttcttgcGTAGCACGCAGCAAATCTTGATTTTCATCAGATTTCGTCTTGAACACACCCTCAACTCtaatcatcatcacacaaaataatatatacagtacagttgaGTTAAGAATACCGCCATCAGCTTTGGTTGGCATTTACCTTAGTCTccgaacagtttttttttataaagagacTAAAGGCATGGTTTGAGTTACCCCTCAAGAGTGACCAGTCAGGGGAGTTTGTCTCACAAAAGAATACAAGTGCGCCCTCCTCTAATTGAAAGTAGACACCACTGGGCCAGATAGAGAGATAGAAACAGGGGGAACAGGAGAGACAAGGAACGAGATGGCAAG encodes:
- the psma8 gene encoding proteasome subunit alpha-type 8 → MAARYDRAITVFSPDGHLFQVEYAQEAVKKGSTAVGIRGKDIVVLGVEKKSVAKLQEERTVRKICALDEHVCMAFAGLTADARIVINRARVECQSHRLTVEDPVTVEYITRYIATLKQRYTQSNGRRPFGISALIVGFDYDGTPRLYQTDPSGTYHAWKANAIGRSAKTVREFLEKNYTDEAIAGDNETIKLAIKALLEVVQSGGKNIELAVIRRNQPLKILESKEIETLVAEIEKEKEEEAEKKKQKKTT